The Bos mutus isolate GX-2022 unplaced genomic scaffold, NWIPB_WYAK_1.1 CTG1200, whole genome shotgun sequence DNA window TCAGGGGAGTGCAGAGTTGAAAcctctggaccacctgggaattctCTCAAATACCTCTCTTAAGTTGCCGGTATCCTAAGGTGACCTCATTTACTTATCTAAGTTTAGCTATTTAAAAATGGAGCATCTATAAAGTATGAAACATGTTTAAGgttgaaagagaaaatttttacatttataaaattcttttctaatgatttataGTAACATCTGTATTTATGCAGAATAGATATTATGGAGCcaattttacagacaagcaaactgCCTTTCTAATCCCTTGACCTTCATCATTACAGGGAAGACACAGATGAAATACACAAATATCTGAACGAATTGAAAAGAGTCTTAGTTGAGGAGGACCAAGAAAGACTCCCCAAAGAGCAGCTGGACAGGAGGAGGATTCTGAGTAAGTTTCCTCGGGTGAAACGGCAGCTGGAGGAGTTCATAGACAAGTTCCATGAGCTTGCAGACAAGGTTGAGAAGGTCCATAAGGGATGTACCATCTCCAACGTGATGGCCCACAGCACTGGTGCTGTGTCTGGTATTCTGACCATCGTTGGCCTGGCTCTGGCACCCGTGACAATGGGGGCCAGTGTGGTGCTCTTGGCCACTGGGATAGGGCTGGGAGCAGCAGCTAGTGTGACCAGTGTGTCCACCAGTATCATCGAACACGTGAAGAGGTCATCAGCAGAAACCGAAGCCAGTCGCATGATGTCAACTCTCATCAAGAAATGGAAGGTTCTCCTAGAGGTACTCAAGAGCAACCTCCATATTGTTGACCACAACAAAAAGTCACAGAAGCTGTACAATGCATTGAAATGCACATCCATGCCATGGagacaggcaatgccaacccTGGCTCTGCAGCCAATGCAAGCATCTACATGAGCCCTGGGAGAATCTCAGGCCCAGGCATCCAGCATATAGAGACAGGTTTCAAAGCCACAGCTTTAACAATTACCAGAGGAGCCCAGATCGCGGGTTTGGCTGCTGCAGGGGTCTTCCTTCTGGTGGATGTGGGCTTCCTGGTGAAGGAGTCAATTCACCTGCATGATGGTGCAAAA harbors:
- the LOC102265092 gene encoding apolipoprotein L3-like, whose translation is PFEEVVECLWDILSREKLLLLLNEFLERIKAEASLSREDTDEIHKYLNELKRVLVEEDQERLPKEQLDRRRILSKFPRVKRQLEEFIDKFHELADKVEKVHKGCTISNVMAHSTGAVSGILTIVGLALAPVTMGASVVLLATGIGLGAAASVTSVSTSIIEHVKRSSAETEASRMMSTLIKKWKVLLEVLKSNLHIVDHNKKSQKLYNALKCTSMPWRQAMPTLALQPMQAST